The Microcoleus sp. AS-A8 genome window below encodes:
- a CDS encoding DUF3124 domain-containing protein has translation MKLKQHLWVFWAIFAIALASCSAQTTSQRQQPDTKRETSLRAVTLDKTKVVMGQTVYVPVYSQIYHHNSQNHAMNLSATLSIRNTDLANSIIITSVRYYDTDGQLIREDIKSPVELKPLASTDFFIAADDTSGGSGANFIVEWVALKTVYEPVIEAVMISTSSNQGISFVSPAKVLKQHGVQK, from the coding sequence ATGAAGCTGAAACAGCATCTCTGGGTTTTTTGGGCGATTTTTGCGATCGCCCTTGCCTCCTGTTCGGCCCAAACTACCTCACAAAGGCAACAACCTGATACAAAGCGTGAAACTTCACTCAGAGCAGTCACCTTAGATAAGACAAAAGTTGTGATGGGACAAACTGTATACGTCCCGGTTTACTCGCAGATTTATCACCACAATAGCCAGAATCATGCCATGAATTTGTCAGCCACGCTCAGTATCCGAAATACGGATTTGGCAAATTCGATTATCATCACTTCCGTGCGTTACTACGATACCGATGGGCAATTGATTAGGGAGGATATTAAGAGTCCAGTAGAACTAAAGCCGCTTGCTTCCACAGACTTCTTTATTGCAGCAGATGATACCAGTGGAGGGTCCGGTGCAAACTTTATTGTGGAGTGGGTTGCACTAAAAACGGTTTATGAGCCTGTGATTGAAGCCGTCATGATTAGCACGTCGTCTAATCAGGGCATTTCGTTTGTCAGTCCTGCTAAAGTTCTCAAGCAGCACGGTGTGCAGAAGTGA